GGGATCGGTCTCGATCGTCAAGATACCGCAGGGCCTGCATTTCGTAGAAACGGCCGACATCGATCATACGGCTACTTCCTCCAATAAAGAATCATGGGTGAGACTGAGAGTCCTCCGGTTCGATGCCATGACCCTCAATCGCGCGATTCGGGAAAGAGAGTTCCAACACCACACATCCCACATCCGTCTTGAATGGACCATGCTGCTCGCCAGGAGGGCGGCTTGCGTAATGGCCTGCTTCCAGCCAGAGACCAAAGGCGTCGTCATACAGACGTCCGCTCACAATGAACACCTCCTCCGGGTAGGGATGGGTTTTCCCGCCAAACTGTGACGTGTCGGCGCCAGGGAGAAAGCGTGTCAGCCTGGTGTACTCGCCGCTTGTGGGGTCGATACTCAGCGTCAGTTCCTCCGCCATCCCTTCCAGACCATGGATAGGTGTCCACCGTTCTCGATTTTCAGAGCGTAGCGGATTCCAGTACGGTGTCGTTGATTTCGACATTGATGAACTCCAAGCTGCGAAGTGGATGCAGGTTGCTGAACAGTCCACTCACATCCATCTCATAGGGTTTGGGAGTGAACGTCGTCTGTGCGGGTAGCCGCTGCCTATGTGGGGGTAAGAAGCTCACCGTATCGAGGACAGCCAGACTCTGCACCGACAACACAAACTACTCTCTTCGATGT
The Candidatus Nitrospira nitrosa DNA segment above includes these coding regions:
- a CDS encoding cupin domain-containing protein; this encodes MSKSTTPYWNPLRSENRERWTPIHGLEGMAEELTLSIDPTSGEYTRLTRFLPGADTSQFGGKTHPYPEEVFIVSGRLYDDAFGLWLEAGHYASRPPGEQHGPFKTDVGCVVLELSFPNRAIEGHGIEPEDSQSHP